One genomic window of Candidatus Thermoplasmatota archaeon includes the following:
- a CDS encoding endonuclease V: MDWNLSPGEASKLQERLSQKLVLALKIKEPKFVCGVDVAFDTNKAYAVCCLFSVPELKLIEEATAIMSINYPYLPGLFAFREGPALLQAIKKLKEVRPRTEPDLILFDGHGIAHPRRFGIASHLGYLLNKPTIGCAKTRLVGEYDEPGTKRGSWTPLVFEKAVVGAVVRTKDRVKPVFLSPGNLIDIETAVKIVLLLTRGYRIPEPLRIANIKSRKLKSLR; the protein is encoded by the coding sequence ATGGATTGGAATCTATCACCGGGTGAAGCAAGTAAATTACAGGAAAGACTTAGCCAAAAGTTAGTTTTAGCCCTCAAAATTAAAGAACCTAAGTTTGTATGTGGTGTAGATGTAGCATTTGATACTAATAAAGCTTACGCAGTTTGTTGCTTATTCTCGGTACCAGAACTTAAGTTAATTGAAGAAGCTACAGCTATTATGAGTATAAATTACCCTTATCTCCCTGGTCTTTTTGCGTTCAGAGAGGGACCTGCTTTACTCCAGGCAATAAAGAAGTTAAAAGAGGTGAGACCTCGAACTGAACCAGACCTTATATTATTTGATGGTCATGGTATTGCACATCCAAGACGATTTGGGATAGCATCCCATCTTGGATATTTACTTAATAAGCCTACAATTGGGTGCGCTAAGACGAGGCTGGTTGGCGAATACGATGAACCTGGGACGAAAAGAGGTTCATGGACACCACTTGTTTTTGAAAAAGCAGTTGTTGGTGCCGTTGTCAGGACAAAAGATAGAGTTAAGCCTGTATTTTTATCACCGGGTAATCTTATAGATATTGAAACTGCAGTTAAGATTGTACTCTTGTTAACACGTGGATACAGAATTCCTGAGCCTTTAAGGATTGCAAATATCAAAAGTAGGAAATTGAAATCATTGAGGTAA